In Papaver somniferum cultivar HN1 unplaced genomic scaffold, ASM357369v1 unplaced-scaffold_80, whole genome shotgun sequence, the following proteins share a genomic window:
- the LOC113345030 gene encoding uncharacterized protein LOC113345030: protein MVPPKGLMHQPLGLIHLNEGPVNFCLLLGQVSMLVPRPMAILEKMGENECGYGCSNRWSIGVIYATHSTSTSRPAISVRDPNNQQNKYIMEVQMGEMKIGPHRLSSIAGPKSVRGLKTLSTKLAAGCFPSAPGTDAWRISLPTCL from the exons ATGGTTCCACCAAAGGGGCTTATGCATCAACCTTTGGGTCTGATCCACCTGAATGAAGGACCAGTAAATTTCTGCCTCCTGCTAGGCCAAGTTTCTATGTTGGTGCCCCGACCCATG GCAATTCTAGAAAAAATGGGGGAGAATGAGTGCGGATATGGTTGCTCAAACAGGTGGTCAATCGGTGTCATTTATGCCACACATTCCACATCTACCTCTCGGCCAGCGATTTCAGTGAGAGATCCAAACAATCAGCAG AACAAGTACATAATGGAAGTGCAGATGGGCGAGATGAAAATTGGACCACACAGACTCTCATCTATTGCTGGTCCTAAATCTGTTCGAGGATTAAAGACATTGAGCACCAAGCTAGCTGCTGGCTGCTTTCCCTCAGCACCAGGAACAGATGCTTGGCGAATATCTTTACCCACTTGTCTTTAA